The window CCGCGGTCGAGAAGGCCTACGGCCTGCCGCTCGATGTGGTGACGATCGGCCCGCAAGGCTGCGATGCCCTCGACATCTATGCCGACTGGTATCGCCAGAGCGAGGTCGATGAGGACGGCTGCGTGCTGGTGCGTCCCGACATGTATGTCGCCTGGCGCGCCAGGGAGGCGGCGGGGAATGCCTCCGATGTGCTGCTCGACGTGTTCGGTCAGATCCTCGGCCGCGGCGCGAAGGCGCAAACGAAGTCCGTCGCCGCCGCGTGATGCGGCGCGGCGCTGGCAATTTTCAGAACGGAATGAACGGCAGCCGGCTTGAAAACCGGCTTGCCTCAAGGGAGGGGAAAATGACCAAGGAACATTTGAACGCCAACGACCACTTGAACGCATTGTCTTTCGATCGCCGCCGCGTGCTGCAAAGCATCGCCGGCGGTTTCGCCGCCGCAGGCGCGACCACGTTGTTCTCTCCGGCCATCCGAGCCGCCAACAAGCCGATCAAGATCGGCTATGTCTCGCCGAAGAGCGGGCCGCTCGCGGCGTTCGCCGAAGCCGACGATTTCGTGCTCGGCGAATTCAGGAAATTCATCAAGGATGGCGTCAAGGTCGGATCGCAGACCTATCCGGTCGAGGTGGTGACCAAGGACAGCCAATCGAATCCGAACCGCGCCGCCGAAGTCGCCAAGGAACTGATCATCCGCGACAATGTCAGCCTGATCGTGGTCGGCGCGACGCCGGAGACCAACAATCCGGTGGCGACGCAGTGCGAGCTCGAACAGGTGCCATGCATTTCCACCGTCGCACCGTGGCAGACCAATTTCATCGGCCGCCAGGCCAATCCCGGCGACCCCAAGAGCTGGAAGCCGTTCGACTACACCTTCCATTATTTCTGGGGCCTCGAGGACGTGATCGGCGTCTTCACCAGCATGTGGAGCCAGGTCGCGACCAACAAATCGGTCGGCGCGCTGTTTCCGAACGATGCCGACGGCAATGCCTGGGGCGACACCACGATCGGCTTCCCGCCTGTCATGGCCAAGCAGGGCTTCAAGCTGACCGATCCCGGCCGCTTCCAGAATCTCACCGATGATTTCAGCTCGCAGATTGCCGCCTTCCGTGGCGCCGATGCCGAGATCATCACGGGCGTGATCATCCCGCCCGACTTCACCACGTTCTGGAATCAGGCGCGCCAGAAGGGGTTGAAGCCGAAGGTCGTGTCGGTCGCCAAGGCGTTGCTGTTCCCGGCGTCGGTGCAGGCGCTCGGCAAGGGCGGCAACAACATCTCGACCGAGGTCTGGTGGACGCCGACGCATCCCTACAAGTCGAGCCTCAGCGGCGTCAGCGCGGCCGATCTCGCCAAGGGATATGAGCAGGCCTCCGGCAAGCAGTGGACCCAGCCGATCGGCTTCGTGCATTCGCTGTTCGAGGTCGCGATCGACGCGATCAAGCGCTCCGGCGATCCGGGCGATGGCGCGGCGCTCGCGAAAGCGATCGGCGCCACCAAGCTCGATACGATCGTGGGCCAGGTCGCGTTCGGCTCCAGCGCGGTGCCGCCATTCGCTGCGAAGAACATCGCCAAGACACCGCTGGTCGGCGGCCAGTGGCGGCTCAATGGCGACAAGTACGACATGGTGATCACGGACAACAAGCTGGCGCCGCAGATCCCGCTCGGCGGCGACATGCAGGCGTTGAGCTAGCGCAAGTCGGCGCTTCATCGCAGGCAAGAATCGAAAGCAAGAATCGAAGGCAGCAGATGCGTGGCATTGCCACGCATCTTCTTTCCGCCGCAATCATCCAGTGGGCGACCATGCTCGAACTTCATGCCATCTCGAAAAGGTTCGGCGCCATCGTCGTTGCCGACGCGATCGACCTGACGCTCGTGTCCGGCGAGGCGCTGGGCGTGATCGGGCCGAACGGTGCCGGCAAATCGACGCTGTTTAACCTGATCACCGGGCTGCTGCGGCCGGATGCCGGCCGCGTCGTCCTCGATGGCGTCGACATCACGGCTCTCGCTCCCGAAGCACGCTGCCGCGCCGGCATCGGGCGTTCGTTCCAGATCCCGCAGCCGTTCGATCATCTCTCGGTGTTCGAGAACCTTGCGGTCGCGGCCTTGTTCGGTGGCGGGCTCTCGGAGGCCGATGCGGTCCAGCATTGCGGCCGCATGCTTGATCTGACCGGCCTCGAAGCCAAGGCCAACCGGCTTGCGGGCAGCCTGCCGCTGCTCGATCGCAAGCGGCTGGAGCTGGCGCGGGCGCTCGCCACCAAGCCGCGCACGCTGCTGCTCGACGAGATCGCAGGCGGTCTCACCGATGCCGAATGTCACGAACTGGTCGAGACCATCCGCACCATCCACGCCGAAGGCGTCGGCATCATCTGGATCGAGCATGTGGTGCACGCGCTGCTCGCGGTGGTGCAGCGGTTGGTGGTGCTGAACTTCGGCAAGGTGGTCGCGCAAGGCGTGCCGGTCGAGGTGATGCGCTCGCGCGAGGTCGAGACCATTTACATGGGAGTGCCGGCATGACTGCGCTGCTCAATGTCACGGCGCTCGATGCGTTCTACGGCGACTTCCAGGCGCTGTTCGGCATCGACTTCGAGCTGAGCGAAGGCGAGGCGGTCGCGGTGATCGGCGCCAACGGCGCCGGCAAATCGACCATGTTGAAGTCGCTGGCCGGGCTCGTGAAGAACCGGTCCGATGCCATCCGCCTCGGCGGTCGGGCGATCGGCGATGCGTCCGCCGCCCGCATCGTGCGGCTCGGCCTTGCGCTGGTCCCCGAGGGCCGTCAGCTGTTTCCCTCGCTCAGCGTCGAGGAGAATTTGCTGATCGGCGCCTATGGCGGCGAACGCAGCGCGCCGTGGGATCTCGCGGCGGTCTACCGGATGTTCCCGGTGCTGAAGGAGCGGCGGCGCGGCGCCGTCACGGCGTTGTCGGGCGGCCAGCAGCAGATGGTGGCGATCGGCCGCGCGCTGATGTCGAACCCACAGGTCCTGCTGTGCGACGAGATCAGCCTCGGCCTCGCGCCGATCGTGGTGGAAGACATCTACCGCATGCTGCCGCAGATCCGTTCGGGCGGCACCGCGGTCGTGCTGGTCGAACAGGACATCGCCCGCGCGCTGCGGGCCGCCGATCGCTTCTATTGCCTGCAGGAAGGTCGCGTCACGCTGAGCGGGCGGCCGAAGGATGTGGATCAGGACACGATCCGCGCGGCCTATTTCGGAGCATGAGGGAGCCATGAGCGGGTTCGATACCATCATCGAGGGCGTGCTGCTCGGCGGCGTCTATGCGCTGTTCGCGCTCGGCCTGTCGCTGATCTTCGGCATCATGCGGCTCGTCAATCTGGCGCATGGCGACCTGATCCTGCTCGCGGCCTATCTGGTGCTCAGCGCGACCACGGCGCTCGGCCTGCCGTTTGCGGCCGCAGCCCTCTTGGTCGTCGTGACGATGTTCGTGCTCGGCTTCGTGCTGCAGCGGCTGGTGCTGGAGCGGGTGCTCGGCGACGACATTCTGCCGCCGCTGCTGGTCACCTTCGGCCTGTCGATCGTGATCCAGAACGGGTTGCTGCTGGGCTACGGCGCGGACAGCCGGCGGCTGCAGGCGGGCGCGTTCGAATCCTCGTCGGTGACGCTGGCCCCGGGCTTGAGCGTCGGACTGGCGCCGCTCACGGCGCTGGTGACGGCGATCGCCGCCGTCGCGCTGCTGCAGCTCATTTTCTACCGCACCTCGCTCGGCCGCGCCTTCCGCGCCACCGCCGACAATCCCGCGATCGCGCAATTGATGGGAGTCAATGAGCGCAATGTCTACGCCATTGCGGTCGGGCTGTCGCTCGCGGTGTCGGTGATTGCCGCTGTCGTGTTCGGCATCCGCGCCAGCTTCGATCCGTCGATCGGCCCGGCGCGGCTGCTCTATGCGTTCGAGGCCGTGATCATCGGCGGTCTCGGCAGTCTGTGGGGAACGCTGGCGGGCGGCATCGTGCTTGGGCTGGCGCAGGCGATCGGGGGGCGGATCAATCCGGAATGGCAGATCCTGGCCGGCCATCTCACCTTCCTTGCCGTGCTGATGGTGCGGCCGCGCGGTCTGTTTCCGGCGAGGCGGACATGAGCGTCGAAAGCATCCATGTCCCGGCAAGCCGGGAGCAACGCCCGGCGGATCTGCCGGTGTGGCAAATTCGGATCGGCACGCGGTTGTCGCGCGCTGCCGCGGTGGCCGGCATCGCGCTGGTCGTGGTGCTTGCCGCGTTGCCCGCGATCGCGTCGCGCAATTTGATCCAGGATTTGATCTTCGTCTTCACCATGCTGACGCTGGCGCAGCTCTGGAACGTGCTGGCCGGGTGGGGCGGGCTGGTGTCGGTCGGGCAGCAGGCGTTTGTCGGGCTCGGCGCCTATGCGCTGTTTGGCGGCATCGTGCTGGCCGGGCTCGACCCCGTTGCGGCGATCCCGCTGGCCGGGCTGTTCGCGGCGCTGATCGCGGCGGTGCTCGGCCCGTTGCTGTTCCGGCTGGAGGGACCGTATTTCGCGATCGGCAGCTGGGTGGCCGCTGAAGCGCTGCGGCTGATCTGCGCCCAGTTCAAGTCGCTCGGCGGCGGCACCGGGATGTCGATCTCGCCGAGCGAACTGTCGCAAATGGTCGGGCTGAAGGCGGTGCAGGCGCTGCTCGGATTGCGGCCGGCGGCCGCGCGCGACGTGCTGGTCTACTGGCTGGCGCTGCTGCTCGCCGTGCTGGTCACGCTCGGCATCTACGCCTTCATCCGCTCGCGCCATGGCCTCGCGCTGGCGGCAAGCCGCGACAACGCAGCGGCCGCGCGCAGCGTCGGCGTCCGCACCGCGCGGATTCGCCATGTGCTGTGGATCGCGGTCGCCTTCGCCACCGGCATGGTCGGCGCGGTGGTCTATCTGCAGAAGGCACGCATCTCGCCGGACGCCGCCTTCAGCGTCACCGACTGGACCGCCTATGTGATCTTCATCGTCGTGATCGGCGGCGTGCGGACCATCGAAGGCCCGATGGTCGGCGTGCTCCTGCTGTGGGGGCTGGTCACCTGGCTCGCCCAGTATGGCAGCCTGTATCTGGTCGTGCTCGGCACGCTCGCCATCCTGATCATGCTGTTCATGCCAAGGGGCGTGTGGGGCGCGGCAGCGCGGCGCTGGCACGTGCAACTGTTTCCGACCCAACGCTGGCTCGGCCGCAGCCGATAGCCAAGCCCAATACCGTCATGGCCGGGGAGATAGGCGAGCGGAAGCGGCGCCGTCCTTCGGGCGGCTGTGCCCGGCCATGACGAAGAGGCTCAGAACATCGTGTTGTTATTCGCAGGATTCTCCGGAACGGGCTGCACCACATCCCAATGCTCGACGATCTTGCCGTCCTCGAGCTTGAAGATGTCTACGATCGCATTGCCGCGGGTGCCGGGCTCGCGTACGGCGTGGACGTGCAAGATCACGTAGTCGCCGTCGACGAACGAACGCTTGATCTCGCTGTGCGAGTTCGGAAACTTCTCGCGCAGGAAGCCGATGAACTTGCGGAAGCCTTCGGGACCGTCGGCCGCGCCGGGATTGTGCTGCACATAGCGGTTGCCGACATAGGCGAGCGCCGCGTCGGCGTCCTTCTGGTTCAGCCCCTTCTCGTAGAAGGCCAGCACCACCTTGCGGTTGGCTTCCTGCTGCGCGTCGCTGGTGGCGGCCATCGCGGTGGAAGACGCAAGCGCGAGCAAGAGAGCGGCGACGGCTGTCCGCGGCCGGAGGATGGTCTTCATCTGGGGACTCCCGAGGCTGATGGTGCGCGACCCGCGCGGTGCATTGCGCTCTCTACAGCGTCCAAGGGGTGCCCGGAAGAACGCACCCCTGGCTCACATGGTTACCGGGAGATACTAGAGCCCCGTTCCGATTGAACCGGA of the Bradyrhizobium quebecense genome contains:
- a CDS encoding branched-chain amino acid ABC transporter permease translates to MSGFDTIIEGVLLGGVYALFALGLSLIFGIMRLVNLAHGDLILLAAYLVLSATTALGLPFAAAALLVVVTMFVLGFVLQRLVLERVLGDDILPPLLVTFGLSIVIQNGLLLGYGADSRRLQAGAFESSSVTLAPGLSVGLAPLTALVTAIAAVALLQLIFYRTSLGRAFRATADNPAIAQLMGVNERNVYAIAVGLSLAVSVIAAVVFGIRASFDPSIGPARLLYAFEAVIIGGLGSLWGTLAGGIVLGLAQAIGGRINPEWQILAGHLTFLAVLMVRPRGLFPARRT
- a CDS encoding ABC transporter ATP-binding protein produces the protein MRGIATHLLSAAIIQWATMLELHAISKRFGAIVVADAIDLTLVSGEALGVIGPNGAGKSTLFNLITGLLRPDAGRVVLDGVDITALAPEARCRAGIGRSFQIPQPFDHLSVFENLAVAALFGGGLSEADAVQHCGRMLDLTGLEAKANRLAGSLPLLDRKRLELARALATKPRTLLLDEIAGGLTDAECHELVETIRTIHAEGVGIIWIEHVVHALLAVVQRLVVLNFGKVVAQGVPVEVMRSREVETIYMGVPA
- a CDS encoding branched-chain amino acid ABC transporter permease; its protein translation is MSVESIHVPASREQRPADLPVWQIRIGTRLSRAAAVAGIALVVVLAALPAIASRNLIQDLIFVFTMLTLAQLWNVLAGWGGLVSVGQQAFVGLGAYALFGGIVLAGLDPVAAIPLAGLFAALIAAVLGPLLFRLEGPYFAIGSWVAAEALRLICAQFKSLGGGTGMSISPSELSQMVGLKAVQALLGLRPAAARDVLVYWLALLLAVLVTLGIYAFIRSRHGLALAASRDNAAAARSVGVRTARIRHVLWIAVAFATGMVGAVVYLQKARISPDAAFSVTDWTAYVIFIVVIGGVRTIEGPMVGVLLLWGLVTWLAQYGSLYLVVLGTLAILIMLFMPRGVWGAAARRWHVQLFPTQRWLGRSR
- a CDS encoding nuclear transport factor 2 family protein encodes the protein MAATSDAQQEANRKVVLAFYEKGLNQKDADAALAYVGNRYVQHNPGAADGPEGFRKFIGFLREKFPNSHSEIKRSFVDGDYVILHVHAVREPGTRGNAIVDIFKLEDGKIVEHWDVVQPVPENPANNNTMF
- a CDS encoding ABC transporter substrate-binding protein codes for the protein MTKEHLNANDHLNALSFDRRRVLQSIAGGFAAAGATTLFSPAIRAANKPIKIGYVSPKSGPLAAFAEADDFVLGEFRKFIKDGVKVGSQTYPVEVVTKDSQSNPNRAAEVAKELIIRDNVSLIVVGATPETNNPVATQCELEQVPCISTVAPWQTNFIGRQANPGDPKSWKPFDYTFHYFWGLEDVIGVFTSMWSQVATNKSVGALFPNDADGNAWGDTTIGFPPVMAKQGFKLTDPGRFQNLTDDFSSQIAAFRGADAEIITGVIIPPDFTTFWNQARQKGLKPKVVSVAKALLFPASVQALGKGGNNISTEVWWTPTHPYKSSLSGVSAADLAKGYEQASGKQWTQPIGFVHSLFEVAIDAIKRSGDPGDGAALAKAIGATKLDTIVGQVAFGSSAVPPFAAKNIAKTPLVGGQWRLNGDKYDMVITDNKLAPQIPLGGDMQALS
- a CDS encoding ABC transporter ATP-binding protein, translating into MTALLNVTALDAFYGDFQALFGIDFELSEGEAVAVIGANGAGKSTMLKSLAGLVKNRSDAIRLGGRAIGDASAARIVRLGLALVPEGRQLFPSLSVEENLLIGAYGGERSAPWDLAAVYRMFPVLKERRRGAVTALSGGQQQMVAIGRALMSNPQVLLCDEISLGLAPIVVEDIYRMLPQIRSGGTAVVLVEQDIARALRAADRFYCLQEGRVTLSGRPKDVDQDTIRAAYFGA